GGCATCGGAGACGGCGATCGTTCCGGTGAACTTCGCGGCGGATTCGGGAGTTCCCTTGATCGCGCAGCCGTTGAGCTGCAGACCAACGGGTAGCGTGCCCGACTGGACGGAGCAGGTATAAGGAGCCGTTCCACCCGTGACAGAGATCGCCGCGCTATAGGGCTGATTGATCGTAGCCGTCGGCAGCGCCGAAGAGCGGATAGCCAGGGCAACAACCTGTGGCGCTGTGGGGGACGTCGGGTCGGTCGGCGAGGTCGCGGTGGAAGCAGACTTGGGAGCAATGCCGCTACCGCATCCAGTAAGGGCCAATGTTGCAATGAGGCAGAGGGGCTTGATCCAACCGTCGCACTTGGTGATCGTTCCTTCGAACTGATTCCGTTTGTTCAACAAGTAGTTCATGCTGCCTCCGTATCGTGCTGGCCCAGGTGCAGGCCGTTTTTGAAACAAGAATTCCCCGATGCGCCAAGCGCATTTTTCTGCGATATGACATTCGTGTGCGGGGTCCTAGCAGAAGGGAAAAATCAATCCCGCGAATGATTGAAGTGTAGGGAGCAGGACGAATCCCGCCACTCCCACATTTGGGCCAGATTGTGGTACTTATTTGCCACTTTTAATTTGGCACCACCCATGCAATTCGAGAAACCCCATAATCTATGGGAAAAACACAGCGATTATGCTAAAAACTGTGTTTCTATAGGCATGTCTTTTTTATGCAAAAAAATGCGCATCATGCCATATTGAGAACGATATTGTGCACCGCAAGCGGAATAACCAGCAAGATCGAGCATTCGGTGTACCTGCAGGCTGCGGTGGACATCCCATCAAGTTGAGCGCGAAGAGGTACACGAGTCGGTCTCTCTACAGAGGAGAGGTGATTCCGTTTCGGTAGCTGACCCGCACGCCTTCGCTCCGCGCTCTCTGGTGGGTATGGATGAGCATCACGTCCCAGGGAGCACAATGTGTGAAGTACTTCCGAATGGACCGAAGTTTCCTCTAGCCAATGTTTCTCACTGGTGAAGAACCATGAAGAGGACCACAGATCGGAAAACAGACACGACGACGAACCATGCCACAGGCATCATCTCGGCAGCGTTCCTCACGCTGCTCGTCCTCGCAGCGATTCTTCTTGGCCTGACCGCCGCTGGAGATTACTTCCATGTGCGTTCAACTGCCATGGGTGGTCAATCGCGCGATGCTCGGAAAGACGGCTTTGTCTTCGCCGCAACGATCGGCCATCGAACCCGCAACGCACAGATTGCTGCGGGTAGCGAACAAGTCCTCGATTTCAGCCGTCTTCCCAGCGAAGCAGCCGCTAGGCTCACGACAGACACCATTAAGCGGCCCGTCGAATTTCTGCACGACCTCGGATTTACCTCCATTGCGATCGTTCGCCCGGATGGAATCGTCATTCGGAGCGGGGCTCCACTGCCGTCGTCCATCGTTAGCGTTCCGCTCAAGTCCAGCCTGCCCGCCCGGCTTCTTTGGAACAACGGCTTCTACCTCGAAACCAGGCACGAGTTGAAAAGCAGCAAGGACGAGTTTCTGGGTACGATGGTCGCTCAGCAGCCCATTCCTACTCTGGATGAGATCTTTCGCCAGGACCCTGAGAACGGCAAAACCCATGACATGATGCTCTGCGGGCCGATCTCCTCTGGAGCCATGTGCTTCGCGAGTCGTTCGAAAAATGGACCCTTTACGCTCACGGATACTTCAGACCAGAGATTGCAGTTGATCCAGAGCGCGTTTGCTGGAGAAACCTCCACGGAGTACTGGACCAGAACCTCTGTGGGCAGAGTGCTTGCCTCATCCGTACCGGTGGGCAGCACAGGTCTCGCTTTGACGAAGACGGTCGCCGTCTGGGAAACGCTTATCCCCCTCGATCTTGAGGTGGGTGCAATCGCTCTTGTCGTTTTCGTCCTCATGGGCCTCTCCTGGCCTCTGCTTACGCGTGCGGTCAAGCCTCTGGTCGACACGCTGATCCTTGAAAAAGAGCGCTCGAATCAGAATGAGCACCGATTTATCGCCGCGATGGAGAGCAGTCTCAGTGCTTTCTATCTTCTGGACAGTGTTCGCGACGAGCGGAACGAGATCATTGATTTCCGTTTCGTGTACCTGAACGGGCACGCCGAAAAGCTGATTCACCGGAGATCGGCCGACCTCCTGGGCAAATGGCTCTGCACAGAGATTCCGATGAATCGGACAGCAGGGTTTTTCGACAAATACCGAAAGGTTGTGGAGACGGGAATCCCCTTCAATGAAGAAGCCTCGGTCTCCAGCGTCGACGTCGATGCCGCCTGGGTCCATCTCCAGGTCGTCCGTCTGGGCGATGGCATCGCGATTACGACGACAGATATCAGTCTGCGGAAGCGCATGGAAATTCAGCTGGAGAAGGCCCTCGGCTTTACCCAGGCGATCATCGACGCTTCGCCCTTCAGCACCATCGTGACTGACCTGGAAGGCAATATCGTTGCCGTGAATCCTGCCACGGAGCGGATGCTTTGGTACACCAAGGCCGAGATGGTGGGGAAGATGACTCCCCTTTCCCTTCACGATCCTGTCGAGCTGAAGTTGCGGGCCGCAGAGCTCTCCGCCGGTATGGGCGTCCCCGTAGCAGCCAACATGGAAGTCTTTATCGTGGGACCGAAGCGGGGAATGGCCGAGGAAAACGAATGGACCTACATCAGAAAAGATGGATCCAGGCTGCCCGTGCAACTCACTGTGACGGCACTGACCGATGACTATGGGCACGAAACGGGCTACATGGGCATCGCCTACGACATTACAGAACGAAAGCGGCAGCAAGACTATATCTCCCACCTGGCCCACCACGATTCCTTGACGGGCCTGCCGACCCGCATTCTCTTTAAGGATAGGGTCGATGTCGCTCTCGCCAGGGTGCAGAGATACGGGGGCAAGTGTGCTCTCATGCTCATCGATCTCGACAACTTCAAAGACATCAACGACTCCCTGGGGCACCATGCCGGAGATGAAGTCCTGATCGTCATTGCGCAAAGGCTAAAGGAGGTTCTGCGCTCTACGGATACCGTCTCCCGCATGGGCGGCGATGAGTTTACGGTCCTTCTCGATCACATTACATCGGAGGAGGACGCGACGACCGCCGCCGTAAAACTGCTGGCGACACTTTCGAAGCCGATTTTGATCGGAGAAGACCTTTTACCGATCTCGGCGAGCATCGGCATCAGCATCTATCCCGAAGGCGGAGCCACCTCGGGAAACCTTCTCAAGAACGCCGATGCGGCGATGTATTACGCCAAAGGTTCCGGGAAGCAGAGCTATCGTCTTTTCACACAAGGTCTGGCGGACGCCACAACCAAAAGACTCCAGATGGAGATGGCCCTTAAGAAAGCGATCAAGTCGCAGGAGTTCTCCGTGGTGTACCAGCCCCAGGTCGCCCTCGCGAACGATGTCATCATCGGCGTCGAAGTCCTGGCGCGATGGAAGAGCGAAAGGCTTGGAGTTGTTCCTCCCAGCGACTTTATTCCCATTGCAGAACAGTGCGGCGTGATCGCACCTCTCGGAGAATGGATTCTTAGAACAGCCTGCAATGACGTCAAGGCCCTCTCCGATTCGATCGGCAGACCCCTAAGGCTGGCTGTGAATGTTTCTCCTCGACAACTGGAGCGGGAAGGCTTCGCGGCCAGGGTGGCTTTGATTCTCGTGGAGACAATGTTCCCCGCAGAGATGCTTGAGATCGAGATTACGGAAGGGGTTTTGATGAGCGACTCCCTGCTTGTTTGGGAGGCCCTGAAGGATTTGCAGTCCCAGGGCGTACAAATGGCCATCGATGACTTTGGCACCGGCTTTTCGAACATCTCTTATCTGCTGAAACTCTCCGTCAATCAGATCAAGATCGATCGAAGCTTCATCACAAACCTGGAAGATGATCCTGGCTGCGATGCGGTCGTTGGCTCTCTGATCAGCATGGCCAATACGCTTGGAGTAACGGTAGTGGCAGAGGGTGTGGAGACGGAGGGACAGCGCGATATCCTGCGAGCCAAAGGCTGCCACGAGGCGCAGGGGTATTTCTACCACCGTCCGATGGATGTCGCAGATTTGATGAAGGTCCTGCAGGGCAGCAAGGTGGGCGCGTAGGGCGGCTTCTGTATAAGCGGCTCTCAAAGGAAGACCTTGTAAAACAGATTTTCTTCGCTTCGCTACGGAAGGGAAAAGTAACTTCACGAAAAGAGAGGTCTTCGGAATGAAATCCGAAAACCTCGGGAACGGCAAAACTCTAAAAAGAGATTCGTCCTCCGAATTGAAATTGTCGCGCATCATAGGCAGAGGTTGGCCTGCCTGCATCGCTATAGAGAGAATCTACATCGAGCGTGTTGTTCTTATTGATGAGGTTGAAGACGTCGGCTGTTGCTTGAAATGTAAGACCATGCTCGACAGTAAATGTTTTGGCGAAGCGGAAGTCAGTGAATACATTAAAGGGCTTCAAACCTGCATTCCGTCCGAGTGAGCCATTGAAATTACTATCACCGGGACCAGCGTTCGCAGGAGCATCGATATAGCAGGGAATATTGAAAGCCCCCGTTGGCGAAAACTTTGAGCGTACGGGAGCGGAACCGCAGCTCGTCGTCGCGCTATTCACTGGGACAGCATTCGGTCTATCCGTAAGTGGATTGAAGTCGAAGTTCGTATCAGTACCCGTAAGAATATTGAATGGCTTGCCGGAGGCAATTTCGATAATCGGCGCTACGGTCATATTGGAAAAGACACGGCGCATCAGACCGTTGCTACCCCCGCGCCCGACGTTATAAACGCCTGAGAGCACCAGACGATGACGCTGGTCGAAGGAAGAAGTTGCCCGTTCAGAATTTGGGTTGAAGTTATTCTGCGGGCCATCGGATGTGGAGATGAGATCGGTCGCGTCATCGATCGCATGGGACCAGGTGTAGCTCACCAAAAATTCATAGTTCTCTGCGTAGCGCTTTTTCAGATTGATCGAGAGCGCGTTATAGGCCGATGTCCCCGTGGTGAGATTCGAATTGATATCGCCGAAAGGCACCGGAACGCCGACTCCAAGTCCATCGAGTGTGGCAATTTGGTTAGCGAGTCCGATACATGCACCTGCTCCTTGGCTGGTCAAAAATTGGGCCAGCGATGTGTTCAGGCCTGAGCGTCGAAAGAAGTTCAGCGCTGCTGGTGTGACATAGGGACCGCTCGGGCCCGATCCGCACGGAAGAGTTCCAGCAGCGGTAGCAACGGTGAGGGGATTTGACGTGGCCGAAGCCACCGCGGACTGGGGGGTACCCGGAAGAACCGATGCCGTTCCAGCCTGAGCAGCATCTATTGCATTCCGCCAGTTCGCAACAAGCAATGCAGGATTGACCGGATTGACATTGACCGGACGATTGAGATGGCGACCGCCTGTGGAGTTATAGGCCAGCGTAAGCGAAGTATCCCGGCCAAAGCTTCGTTCCAC
This genomic stretch from Terriglobus saanensis SP1PR4 harbors:
- a CDS encoding sensor domain-containing protein → MKRTTDRKTDTTTNHATGIISAAFLTLLVLAAILLGLTAAGDYFHVRSTAMGGQSRDARKDGFVFAATIGHRTRNAQIAAGSEQVLDFSRLPSEAAARLTTDTIKRPVEFLHDLGFTSIAIVRPDGIVIRSGAPLPSSIVSVPLKSSLPARLLWNNGFYLETRHELKSSKDEFLGTMVAQQPIPTLDEIFRQDPENGKTHDMMLCGPISSGAMCFASRSKNGPFTLTDTSDQRLQLIQSAFAGETSTEYWTRTSVGRVLASSVPVGSTGLALTKTVAVWETLIPLDLEVGAIALVVFVLMGLSWPLLTRAVKPLVDTLILEKERSNQNEHRFIAAMESSLSAFYLLDSVRDERNEIIDFRFVYLNGHAEKLIHRRSADLLGKWLCTEIPMNRTAGFFDKYRKVVETGIPFNEEASVSSVDVDAAWVHLQVVRLGDGIAITTTDISLRKRMEIQLEKALGFTQAIIDASPFSTIVTDLEGNIVAVNPATERMLWYTKAEMVGKMTPLSLHDPVELKLRAAELSAGMGVPVAANMEVFIVGPKRGMAEENEWTYIRKDGSRLPVQLTVTALTDDYGHETGYMGIAYDITERKRQQDYISHLAHHDSLTGLPTRILFKDRVDVALARVQRYGGKCALMLIDLDNFKDINDSLGHHAGDEVLIVIAQRLKEVLRSTDTVSRMGGDEFTVLLDHITSEEDATTAAVKLLATLSKPILIGEDLLPISASIGISIYPEGGATSGNLLKNADAAMYYAKGSGKQSYRLFTQGLADATTKRLQMEMALKKAIKSQEFSVVYQPQVALANDVIIGVEVLARWKSERLGVVPPSDFIPIAEQCGVIAPLGEWILRTACNDVKALSDSIGRPLRLAVNVSPRQLEREGFAARVALILVETMFPAEMLEIEITEGVLMSDSLLVWEALKDLQSQGVQMAIDDFGTGFSNISYLLKLSVNQIKIDRSFITNLEDDPGCDAVVGSLISMANTLGVTVVAEGVETEGQRDILRAKGCHEAQGYFYHRPMDVADLMKVLQGSKVGA